From a region of the Nothobranchius furzeri strain GRZ-AD chromosome 12, NfurGRZ-RIMD1, whole genome shotgun sequence genome:
- the LOC139062031 gene encoding piggyBac transposable element-derived protein 4-like, protein MPKARRKADNLMQLTLQQSLFRGSKTLHRVPIKRKDDNQPGPSGDERHTPQHVSSEPETAISADSSDSDHFSEPDPDSSDEWLPSGPTGSSRDSSPDDKRKNEEDRAPRKAPPATTSTAKKRGRASSRSRGQDLDWDEAGWQPNKMPFTATSGPKDAAADLDCDVPAKFLELFLTDELLDHVVHQTNLYASQYFQAHPDLPQHSRGNAWKPVSVSELKTFFGLTFLTGYVKKPSTEMYWSVDEVDATPYFSKTMSRNRFQIIWKFLHYNDNANLDVNDKMYKVRPVLDYIVEKFKQMYQPDKNICIDEGMMLWRGRLSFRVYNPQKPVKYGIKSYILCDSATGYCFNMRPYFGEGSSLPDTVFSLLDHLSGHGYTLYMDNFYNSVALCERLLEAQTNVCGTLRKNRGEPQVIRDLVKTDLGIGDKVVRHNDKVMVVAWQDKRLVKMVTTCHQDGMQKVDVWQKGHKDKVAQFKPECVVAYNSHMNGVDKLDQNISYYPFIRRSLNWSKKFVAYLFQMCMFNAYILYRARNPGGCNTLLKFIRSVVKSWTLKVHERKGSEVGEQVEEEEGAGVEDGDLEDVKHTLRAPYNTDPESRLDGDLGRHKLCYLKPTTANITHFTETDAGAFGMLEEKPLLTALQCHSPHVNQLYPVHLSPA, encoded by the exons ATGCCTAAGGCGAGACGCAAAGCGGATAATCTTATGCAGCTCACACTTCAACAAAGTCTGTTTCGCGGTAGCAAAACTTTGCATCGTGTTCCTATCAAAAGAAAAGATGACAACCAACCCGGGCCAAGCGGAGACGAAAGGCATACGCCGCAACATGTTTCATCTGAGCCAGAGACAGCGATTTCAGCAGACAGTTCCGACTCGGATCATTTTAGCGAACCTGACCCAGATTCTTCAGATGAATGGTTGCCGTCTGGACCAACCGGGAGCAGCAGAGATTCTTCACCAGACGATAAAAGAAAAAATGAAGAAG ATCGTGCACCCAGAAAAGCTCCCCCTGCCACAACTAGTACTGCAAAGAAAAGAG GTCGTGCATCAAGCAGGAGTCGAGGGCAGGATTTGGACTGGGATGAGGCTGGCTGGCAACCCAACAAGATGCCTTTCACTGCAACCTCTGGACCCAAAGATGCTGCTGCAGACCTAGACTGTGATGTGCCAGCTAAGTTCCTGGAGCTCTTCCTGACTGATGAGCTGCTTGATCATGTTGTGCATCAAACAAATCTGTATGCAAGTCAGTATTTTCAAGCACACCCTGACCTACCACAACATAGCAGAGGTAATGCTTGGAAGCCAGTGTCAGTCTCAGAACTGAAAACTTTCTTTGGACTAACTTTCCTGACTGGCTATGTCAAAAAACCAAGCACTGAAATGTACTGGAGTGTGGATGAGGTGGATGCCACACCTTATTTCAGCAAAACCATGTCAAGGAACAGGTTTCAGATTATATGGAAGTTTCTGCATTACAATGACAATGCAAATCTGGATGTGAATGACAAAATGTACAAAGTCCGCCCAGTGTTAGATTACATTGTGGAAAAATTCAAGCAGATGTATCAGCCAGACAAAAACATTTGCATTGATGAGGGTATGATGCTGTGGCGAGGGCGCTTATCTTTCAGGGTGTACAACCCACAAAAGCCTGTGAAATATGGAATCAAGTCCTACATATTGTGTGACTCTGCCACAGGTTATTGTTTCAACATGAGGCCTTATTTTGGGGAAGGTAGTAGTTTGCCAGACACCGTATTTTCTCTTCTTGATCACCTTTCAGGTCATGGCTATACACTGTATATGGATAACTTCTACAATTCTGTAGCATTGTGTGAGCGCTTACTGGAAGCACAGACCAATGTCTGTGGAACACTGAGGAAGAATAGGGGGGAGCCTCAGGTCATCAGGGATTTGGTAAAAACCGATCTAGGGATTGGGGACAAAGTTGTGCGGCACAATGACAAAGTCATGGTAGTAGCATGGCAGGACAAACGATTAGTGAAGATGGTGACAACCTGCCACCAAGATGGGATGCAGAAAGTTGATGTGTGGCAGAAGGGGCACAAAGACAAGGTTGCTCAGTTCAAGCCAGAGTGTGTTGTTGCATACAACTCTCACATGAATGGAGTGGATAAGTTGGACCAAAACATTTCCTACTACCCCTTCATCCGCAGGTCGCTGAACTGGTCCAAGAAGTTTGTTGCCTATCTGTTCCAAATGTGCATGTTTAACGCCTATATCCTGTACCGAGCCAGAAACCCAGGGGGATGTAACACACTTTTGAAGTTCATTCGTAGTGTAGTGAAGTCCTGGACCTTGAAGGTACACGAGCGGAAAGGGAGTGAGGTGGGGGAACAGGTAGAGGAAGAGGAAGGAGCAGGTGTTGAGGATGGGGACTTGGAGGATGTCAAACATACTCTGAGGGCACCCTATAACACTGACCCAGAGAGCAGGCTAGATGGAGACCTTGGCAGACACAAACTCTGTTACCTGAAACCCACCA CTGCAAATATCACGCATTTTACTGAGACAGATGCTGGAGCGTTTGGCATGTTAGAAGAAAAGCCTCTTCTTACTGCTCTGCAGTGCCACAG TCCTCATGTTAACCAGCTTTACCCAGTTCACCTGAGCCCTGCCTGA